A stretch of Coxiella endosymbiont of Amblyomma sculptum DNA encodes these proteins:
- the infA gene encoding translation initiation factor IF-1, whose product MSKEQSIEIKGIVVDALPNTTFRVKLENGHIITAHISGRMRKHYIRILTGDEVVVELTPYDLDRGRIVYREAGRRSSLPYQQPIGRMKNKNEE is encoded by the coding sequence ATGTCAAAAGAACAATCTATCGAGATAAAAGGAATAGTGGTCGATGCGCTACCTAATACAACTTTCCGAGTTAAACTCGAAAATGGCCATATCATTACAGCGCATATTTCGGGACGTATGCGGAAACACTACATTCGTATTTTAACAGGAGACGAGGTAGTCGTAGAATTAACTCCTTACGATCTCGACCGAGGTCGAATCGTGTATCGCGAAGCCGGCAGAAGATCTTCTCTGCCCTATCAGCAGCCTATCGGAAGAATGAAGAATAAGAATGAAGAATAA
- the purC gene encoding phosphoribosylaminoimidazolesuccinocarboxamide synthase yields MELARKRLLCRGKSKSVYETDDPKFLIIEFRDDITAFNGEKREKLSKKGIVNNKINAHIMQILKDSGIPVHFKRLISSNKSIVYRLKMIPIECVVRNISFGSLCLRLGIKSNLRLNPILYEMFLKNDRLHDPMISENHAVSFGWATQLQLSCMKTFSLKINEILSTRLSDIGLILVDAKYEFGIRNNEICLGDEISPDSCRIWDAKTEKPLDKDRFRKDLGQIVESYEEIAYRLKVPPI; encoded by the coding sequence ATGGAATTGGCTAGAAAAAGACTGCTTTGCAGGGGAAAATCTAAATCTGTGTATGAAACAGACGATCCAAAATTTCTAATTATAGAATTTCGAGACGATATAACGGCATTCAATGGAGAGAAACGTGAAAAATTATCCAAAAAGGGGATAGTAAACAACAAAATCAATGCGCATATTATGCAGATTCTGAAAGATTCTGGAATTCCTGTCCATTTCAAAAGACTAATTTCATCTAATAAATCAATTGTGTATCGACTTAAGATGATTCCCATAGAATGTGTTGTACGAAATATCTCTTTCGGAAGTTTGTGTCTCCGTTTGGGTATCAAAAGTAACTTACGATTAAATCCGATTTTGTATGAAATGTTTTTAAAAAACGACAGACTACACGATCCAATGATCAGTGAGAATCATGCTGTAAGTTTTGGATGGGCAACTCAGTTGCAATTGAGTTGTATGAAAACATTTTCCTTAAAGATCAATGAGATACTATCCACTCGATTATCAGATATTGGTTTGATTTTAGTGGACGCAAAATACGAATTCGGTATTAGAAATAACGAGATATGTCTTGGTGACGAAATTAGTCCTGATTCTTGTCGTATTTGGGATGCTAAAACCGAGAAACCTTTAGACAAAGATCGCTTTCGTAAGGATTTAGGTCAGATTGTTGAATCTTATGAAGAGATTGCTTATCGTTTGAAAGTTCCGCCAATCTGA
- the icd gene encoding NADP-dependent isocitrate dehydrogenase, with translation MGRLCVKTYRCIQIPKRGEKISVDDKGLLYVPDQPIIPYIEGDGIGVDITPVMRRVVDAAVEKAYKGNRRLAWMEIYAGEKARKIYGKAVWLPDTVLEAIQKYRVAIKGPLTTPVGIGIRSINVAIRQNLGLYACLRPVRYFKGVPSPVVNPEKVDMVIFRENLEDVYSGIEWKAGSPEAIKLINFLQKEMGVKNIRSLKVGIGIKPVSQEGTIRIVRRAIQYAVDNDRDSVTLVHKGNIMKFTEGAFRAWGYEVAIKEFGAKPLDGGPWYSFKNPKSGKTLIVKDSIADAFLQQVILRPDEYSVIATLNLNGDYISDVLAAEVGGIGIAPGANLSDSIGLFEATHGTAPKYAGKNKVNPSSLILSAEMMLRYLNWTEAAELIIKGIKGAIANRMVTHDFARLMDDVVEVSTSQFGESVISHM, from the coding sequence ATTGGGAGGCTCTGCGTGAAAACGTATCGGTGTATTCAAATTCCAAAAAGGGGAGAGAAAATCTCTGTCGACGACAAGGGTCTCTTGTACGTACCAGACCAGCCTATAATCCCATACATAGAAGGAGATGGAATTGGTGTAGATATCACACCAGTTATGAGAAGAGTTGTAGATGCAGCGGTAGAGAAAGCCTATAAGGGAAATCGTAGACTCGCATGGATGGAAATTTACGCGGGTGAAAAGGCTCGCAAGATATACGGAAAAGCAGTTTGGTTGCCCGACACAGTTTTAGAAGCAATTCAAAAGTACCGAGTAGCTATTAAAGGTCCTCTCACTACACCGGTTGGTATCGGAATACGCTCAATAAATGTGGCAATTCGCCAAAATTTAGGTCTTTATGCTTGTCTTCGTCCTGTACGTTATTTCAAAGGCGTGCCCAGTCCAGTGGTCAACCCAGAAAAAGTGGATATGGTTATTTTTAGAGAAAATTTAGAAGATGTGTATTCGGGTATCGAATGGAAAGCAGGAAGTCCAGAAGCTATTAAGCTTATCAATTTCCTACAAAAAGAAATGGGCGTAAAAAACATTCGCTCACTAAAAGTGGGAATCGGCATTAAGCCTGTTTCTCAGGAAGGAACAATTCGTATTGTTCGTCGGGCGATTCAATATGCCGTGGACAATGATCGCGACTCTGTAACACTTGTGCATAAGGGAAATATTATGAAATTTACGGAAGGAGCTTTTAGAGCTTGGGGATACGAAGTAGCTATTAAAGAGTTCGGTGCAAAGCCACTGGATGGGGGCCCTTGGTACTCTTTTAAAAATCCAAAATCTGGAAAAACCTTAATCGTTAAGGATTCGATCGCTGACGCGTTTCTGCAACAAGTTATTTTGCGACCAGATGAGTACAGTGTTATCGCCACACTAAATTTGAATGGAGATTACATTTCGGATGTTTTAGCTGCAGAAGTTGGTGGAATTGGTATCGCCCCCGGTGCAAACTTAAGCGACAGTATTGGTTTATTTGAAGCAACTCATGGAACAGCACCTAAATATGCTGGAAAAAATAAAGTTAATCCAAGCTCTTTGATTTTATCGGCAGAAATGATGTTACGCTATTTGAATTGGACGGAAGCAGCGGAGTTGATTATCAAAGGAATTAAAGGAGCCATTGCGAATAGAATGGTGACCCATGACTTCGCCCGTTTAATGGACGATGTTGTAGAGGTAAGTACTTCTCAATTTGGGGAATCCGTTATTAGTCATATGTAA
- the dapA gene encoding 4-hydroxy-tetrahydrodipicolinate synthase, whose product MFGGSLVAIVTPMKKDGAIDYKSFENLVDWHLENSTDGLVVLGSTGEAPTITFPERTKILRKIIDQVNKKIPVLVGTGSNSTSHTIDLTQHAMESGASAALIVTPYYNKPSQEGLFQHFKAISEAVPTFAQVLYNIPSRTACDLLPQTVLRLEKCCPNIVGIKEATGDVKRVKQLLQGTNRLDLFSGDDDTAVDFILSGGKGAISVMANIFPKQWHNLCTLAASGKTKFTKKCSENLLPLRKLLFIESNPIPVKWVLAQTGVIPEGIRLPLTSFSERYHNEMREAMKRAGIKRLID is encoded by the coding sequence ATGTTTGGAGGAAGTCTAGTAGCTATTGTAACACCCATGAAAAAGGACGGAGCAATTGATTATAAAAGTTTTGAAAATTTGGTCGATTGGCACCTAGAAAACAGTACCGACGGATTGGTTGTTTTGGGTTCAACAGGTGAAGCTCCAACGATTACTTTTCCGGAACGAACTAAAATCCTTCGAAAGATAATTGACCAAGTTAATAAAAAAATACCAGTTCTTGTAGGCACTGGATCTAATTCAACCTCTCATACTATTGATCTTACTCAACACGCAATGGAATCTGGAGCTAGTGCTGCACTAATAGTTACTCCTTACTACAATAAACCTTCCCAAGAAGGGTTGTTTCAACATTTTAAGGCAATATCAGAAGCTGTACCTACTTTCGCCCAAGTACTTTATAACATACCGTCTCGAACTGCTTGTGATCTTCTGCCTCAAACGGTGCTGCGTTTAGAAAAATGTTGTCCCAATATAGTAGGTATTAAAGAAGCAACAGGAGATGTCAAACGAGTGAAACAATTACTACAAGGTACTAATCGATTGGATTTGTTTAGTGGAGACGATGATACAGCGGTAGATTTTATATTGTCGGGTGGTAAAGGTGCCATTTCTGTAATGGCAAACATTTTCCCGAAACAATGGCACAATTTATGTACGCTGGCGGCTTCCGGAAAGACCAAATTTACAAAAAAATGCAGTGAGAACTTACTGCCCCTACGTAAGTTGCTGTTTATCGAATCAAATCCCATACCCGTTAAATGGGTACTAGCCCAAACGGGGGTAATCCCCGAAGGTATTCGTTTGCCACTGACTTCTTTTAGTGAAAGATACCATAATGAAATGAGAGAGGCAATGAAACGAGCGGGTATCAAAAGATTAATAGATTGA